GCGCTGCGGGAGGAGGCCCGCTAgccgggcagcgggcagcgggcagagCTGCTGTTCGGCGCGTTCCCTTGGGTGGcccagaaaggaaggggaagcgCGAAGGAGGGAGGGTCACCGCTACGTGGAGGTGGAAACAGAGAAATGGAACAGACCGGGGACAGAAAGACAGAGATCCATTCAGAGAGGTCAACGGAGCCACTGACCAGCACTCAGATAGGGAGCGGCCAGAGGAGAAACTCCTGAGAACACGACTTTGCAAAGAGAGAACCAGGAACTCACAAAGGAAAGTCAGCGGAGAAACAGACCCACGGGTGACGGAGCCCTGCAGAGTGACAGAGACTGGAAGCCACAGAGACCCACACGGAGACAGACACGCACTCCCGAGACCCAGTGACCCATGATGAGAACCACAGACCCTCAGAGAGCCCCGCAGAGACGAGTCGCGACAGCCTCCGGCTCCTAGATTCCGCCCCGCGGCCGGTAAAGATCGGCACCCGGAGGACAGGGCCCGGGGCCGGCGCCGCTCACCTGCCGTCCTCCCAGGGCAGCTGCGCCGCTTTCCTCCGGGAGGGGAACATCGTGGGGGGAGGCGGCCGCGCATGGGGCTCGAGCTCCCAGCCGGGCGGGCCGGCCTCCTCGGCCTACGCGGCACCtccgcctcccgccccgcccctacCCGTCGCCCAGCCCCTCGGTCCTGCGGGTCCTCTGCTCCGGCCGCGCCGTCTGCTCCCCGGAGCTGTGGCGACAAAGGTTCCGCCTGTGGAGAAACACGCGAGCACGGCTACCACTGGACTGCTAACTGCCCCCGCTTCCTAACATCCCGAAATACTGAGGCCCCAGGGGGGCTCAAGTCACTGGGTTGGGGCAGGACTTTCAAACCGGCGCCCTGGGGTTATTTGCatcttcctccttttcccaagGGAAGGCGAGGAGCGTCTGGGCCTCCTGGCTGTCAACTCAGGTGCATTCTTCCTCTGCAACAAGCTTGGAGGACCGCAAAGCCAAGCTCAGGGCTTAGTCTTGCGTTCAAGAGATACCCCATGGAGTTAGGAGCCAGGCACTACAGACCGATGGACTGGATTCGAAACTTGACTCTGCCAATTCAGCTATGTGTGGGGGCAAAACAATCTCTGTTCCCTCTCCTAAGTATACGTATATACCGTGCCTGATCTACATGATTGCTGTGAGgactaaaggaaaaaataaacttggTAGAGAGATGGACACAATAGATTTAGATTTAGTTGTCTCTTTGGGCTTCTCTTGGcggtgacagtttctcagactttcatAGAGGGGATCAGAAAAAGGACATAAGTAACAAGTCAGGAAATCTGCATTAAGTATggattttagttaataataatgtattactaggttaatattttataaaattgttttttattgatttcagagaggaggtataaacattgatgagagaagcatctatggctactacctcctgcatgccccctactggggatcagcctgcaaccttggcatgtgctctgatggggaatcaaactgtgacttcctggttcatgggacaacCCTCAAACAATTGAGTCACTAGCCTGGCTACGTTCATTAATTTCtaacaaatgtaccatactaATACATGACGTTAATAATAGGAGTAACTCCCTGAttgggttacaggctccatcctcagtagggggcatgcaagaggcagctgattccAGCTACTGGGTTAAGCCCATCAATATCCTTATCCCTACCTACCCAGGGATTTCTGTCCTTCCCACACCTGCAGCATTCCTGTTCAAAGAACTGCATTCTAAATAGGCATTTCCTTGCAGCACCATGACAAGTCTATTCTGAGTCCACCTACTCTGGAAAGGTAGGGAGGCACTTCATGAGGGAGCTGGCACAGAGGAAGTGGTGTGAATTTGAACCCCAACCCAATATACTTGTTGGATATCCTTGGGCAAAACCACTACCCTCTGCTGCAGGAAGGGATGGAGAGGATGAAAAGAATGAAGTTCAGCCTCGTGAGTGTGGCTATTTGgatgagcattgacccatgaaccaggaagtcacagttcaattccccgtcagggcacatgcccaggttgccagctcaatccccagtaggggacatgcaggaggcagctgatccatgatgtttctatccctctctctccctctctgaaatcaataaaaatatatatttaaaaaacaaagattgACGTTCAAAGGTGGGTACTCATCTTGGAATATGAAGTGCTTTGCCCACTGGAAGAACTGACATTCCCTGAAGTGTTATGCCCACTGATAGTAGAGTAACTTTACATTGGACAAgaagtcttttttaaattttttattgggaAACCAATGTAACAAACCTAGACTTATTGAAAATGAAATCAGTAACTAAGACTCTGCAGGCCCCATCCCCAGCCAGCACCAAGACCTCTGCTTGCCCTGATCCCAGTTCCTCAAGCCCCAAAAAGGACACCCAAGTGAAAAACCTGGAGTCAATCTCAGGACCATTTTCCCACTTTGCAACCCCCTCTATATCCCACCCTCAATTTACACACACACCCTGGATCAGCAGGCTGGATTTAGGCCCAAGGAGGTTCTCAGGGTGGCAGAGAATCGCAGCTATATCCCAACCTGCCTAAAACCCCAAGTTAGCAAGGAAGACAAAAAGTAAACTGACTTgcccacccactcccctccccgcagccacCCCAGATAACAGCCTCACATCCCTGATCAGTAACATTGTGATTCTGAGGTGCCAGTGGGGCTCCCAGTGGCTTCAATAGCCCCTAGGAGATTACTGCAAAGGCCCAGAGCTCAGGAGAGAGGGCAGGCATTTGCCCCACCACCTGCTCAGTATTAGCCAGCTGAGCTGCTCCCCTTAGCTTGTGCCTGGGGTGCGTGTGACCTCTCTTCCCTCCAGAACATCCATGGCTGGGAATCAGTCCTCCTGCCAGAGAGAAATCAGTTCCAGGAGGCCTCTTCTCCCCCAGCCTGGGAGGAAGGATGGCTACACCAGCTTCTTGGCTTCAAAGAAGCTCTTGAGGTGTCGCATCTGCCAGACTCCGATGGCTACGAGGATGAGGGTCTGCAGAATGGACCACCACAGCACCCGTTGGTTGGTGCTCTCGCTGGTCTGCCGGAAGCGCTCCTCTCGCCACTGTGGGAGGAGAGAATGAAAGAAGAGCCTGAATTGGCTGGGCCCCACCTGGGTCCATTAGAACTGCTGGGTTACCTCCCTGGAATATGGCCCAGGGCCAACTAGTTCTGCACAGGTACCAGTCAAATGCTGCAAAGAGCCACCCCACGTGGGGACTGTCTTCACCCTCACTATCCAGAGGACCTCAGGTAACTTAAGTCTGTTTTGCTCTGTCAGTTACAGACCTCCCAGGTCCTACCCTGGCGCTTAGAGAGGTAAAGTAGTGTGGTATCACCCTCAGACAGAGCTGTCCTGAAGTGCCCAGGAATGGGCTTGCTGAGTCCTCTCTGCTCAGgtctcccaactgctccttgaAGATTGTGGGCACAGGTTGCAAACTGGtggtccaggggctgcacctggCCCATACGTGTGTGTTGTTTGGCTCACACAGTATTTTGCTAACATTTAAAACCAATGAatttttcacacaaaaacctggACCTCTAGCTCCTCTTAAAACCCAGAGCCAGCTAGAATTTCTACAAGGTTGTCCTTGGCTGGCAACAGTAGCTGTCCCTGGTTAGGCAGGTTACTATCCTACCAATCCTTATGGTCATAGATCCACTAATGGAACCTGCTTACTCCTGGACACAGGTGAGTTTGAAACCCCTGGGATCACCTAGAGCCATGGAAATAGCACCCAAGTTTTGGTATCAATTCCTGCTGCCACTCTGTAACTGTGTAACCTAGGGCAATAACAGCCTTAAGAGACTGTCTCCTCAAATACAAAGAAGAGTTAATAATAGCCATCCCACCTTTTATATTTGCAAAGTAGACAACCTGGTATGTTTCATAATAAATCTGACATGTAACTCCTGGCTGAGCCAGTAGGCAGCTTCAGAGAAGAAGCCCACTGATCCTAGCCTAGCCACTCACCCGCTGATAGTTCTGTTCTTTCTGGATCTGCTCCACTTGCTCCACCAGCTGTCGTACTCGTAGTTGCAACTCACTCAACTTGTCTTTGGCAGCAATTTCTGCATAGTCATTGGCGTGTTCACCCACCTGAATGTCCAGATGGACTCTCTGTGAACAGacaaggaagagaaagacaatCAGGTAGCTCTGCTCCCTCTTCATGCCAAGGGCTGACAGTCAGTCCACCCACCTTCCTTAAACTGTTCATTAAGCCAACACTGATGAAGCCTCCTCAGTGTCCAGCTCTATGGGGCTCTAGACACACAGAAAAGAATAAGCCttggctgatgctctgtccaagGTATGTATGCAAAGAGCTCCACATACTCATCTCATACCCACAGTATCACCAGTCCCGACCCAAACAGGGGCTGGTCCCATGTGAGTCCACTTACCAACATGCCTCCAGCAAAAAGGGAGAACTTGGTGGAATTGGAGTGAAGACAGATCTGATGCTCGCCAGGAGTATGGGACGTGAACGTGAACCTGCCTTCAGAGCCATACTGCCGGGCCAGAATGACCTGGAGAGAAAGGGCTTTAGTCAGAGTCATTGCATGGAGCTGGATGGTGCTTAAGGCTTTAAGTGCCTCAAAAATCGGCAAGCAGAGCTGTAGACATCCCACAACACCAAAAGGTCCAAAGCTGCTCAGAAGCAGTTGCCAAAAGCTTGTCTGAAAACTATTTGGAATAGGGGCAAAAAAATCAGGCATAGCTTGGCATGTGACTGCTCCTGGgaagttttcttttattcataGCTCACGCCCTTTCAATGATTTTGgtgtcattcatttttttaggTGACAGCTAAAGGGAtttgagggttgtttttttttcttttaatcgcTGTCAAAATTTAAAGCTGCTCATTCTTTTTGGAAAGTACACTGTTCTATGAAACCCTGACGTGTAGATGTCACAGCTTTAGAGTTGGCAAAATTGTTTCTCAGCACCACAATTAATCCTCACACTTATAAAACAGATGAACTTGCATTACACAGACTAGTAAATGGCTTAGGGAAAGAATCATGCAGCAGTCAGTATGAGGCTGAGAGGAGAGCCAGTATTCCAACAGTCTAAGCCAAGTCTGGATTTCCCCACATAACCAACTGTTTTTTACCAACTTAGCAGATGTGGAAACCAGGAGGGGAAGTGTCCGCGCCTGCTTGGTCTAGCGCTGAAGTGCAGAGCGGAGGGCTCCGCGGGGCAAAGGGGCCGCTCACCTTGTCTTCTGGGTCCTTCACCTCCACGAACATGCCCAGTCCGGGGGTGGCTGGCTGGTACTCCTCCCGCTGCTTGTCATACAGCTGCGTCCGGTAGTTTCCTGGAGGGAAGCCGGGCGAGCCCAGGTCAGCGGTGACTCCAGGTCCGCGGCAGCAGGAGCACGGCGAGGCCTGCTGCTCCCGGCTCTGGAGCGCTGCTGACCCTCCCAcaccccgcgccccgcgcccacATTCTAGTTCCCAACTGTCCCCTTCCCCCCGCACCTATAACCATGGTCTCGTCCGGAATCTCCTCAATAAAGCACTTCTTCTCTGTCTCCCCGATGTGAAAGTAGAGCGCGCCTCCGCGGGCCGCAAACCACAGCAGCAACAGAAGGGCCCGAACCACCCAacccagcccagctcccagccagggcctgaagaCCCGCACGCCCAGCTCCGCAGCCATCTTGCCTCACCTGGCCGCGCAGCCGCAATTGGCCGCGCCACGTACCCTTGCCGCCGCCGCGGGGCCTATCGGGACAGCGAGTTCcgccggggcggggtgggggtggggggcgggaaaCTGGACTATAAATCCCGAGATGCCTCGCGGCTCTGGCGCGGCAGTACGTGATTGGGCGCGGCTTCTACCTGGAACCGAATTGGCATTGAAGTCACAAAGTGGAAAGTTTCTCACCATCGGGCTCCCGTCGCGGCCCGGCGACTGGTGATTATCtcctttttacagatgatgaGAGTAATGCAGTTTGAGGTTGAGGAGCGAATTATGATCAGACACAAGATTCGAAACTGGGATCTCTGATTTTCCTGGCATAGCATCTGCCGTTATGGGTTTgcttctgtatttaaaaattcaGCTTTGAAAAAAAGGACATAAGCAATGCTCAGATTTATCATCAGatgtttttcaaaatagaaaaatcattccgaaaccggtttggctcagtggatagagcgtcggcctgcggactgaaaggtcccaggttcgattccggtcaagggcatgtacctgggttgcgggcacatccccagtgggagatgtgcaggaggcagctgatcgatgtttctaactttctatctctctcccttcctctctgtgaaaaatcaataaaatatattaaaagaaaaatcatggtCTCCCTTTACCACTTTTTTGCCCCCCAAACTTCTATCACTCTTAAATCCGGTCTGTATGGTTTCAAGACTCCTACCATCAGCACCAGTGTTTACTCCTCCACGAGGCCTTTGAGCCGGATCCCGGCTCTTCGCTGGACCCAATGACTTCCGTGCCCCAATGGCTGGCAGGATAAAGGGCCATAGGGCTTCTTGGGACAGAGCAGCCCGGTTTTGAAGAGGTCTGCACTAAATGTGAGATCAGCAGGGGTCTGGACCCTTTCCTTCGTGACCTTCCTGAATTTTACCCAAATTTCGGTGTATTTTGGCAGCTCACCGGAGTTAGCCGTTTATTATTGTGCTTCCACAAAGTTGCATTAGAAGTTGGaggttcccccacccccccagagtCTTTTTGTTTCACTTGGCCCTAGCGAGGAAAGTTTAGTGGGAATGTGTTCACATTTCCTCATCATTGAGAAGTCTATCtcattcttcttaaaaatagtagtATTTCATAATATgattgtattttactttttaagcaTTCCTCTAATGAAAGTGATTAAGGTTTCTTTCCCCCTAATTATTTGctcttataaataatgctgcaataaatatcaCTGTTCATTGGCcgtggctgggtagctcagttgtccATCCCAGATCAGGGCACAAACAtgactcaaccaatgaatgcagaaacgagtggaacaataaataaatgtttctctttctctcccttcatctctctctaaaattaatacatatatgtagatttaaaatatgtatatttaactgTATCAACAGTtagtttccttttataaaaagtaggtcatggttcgattcccagtcaggacacatgcccgggttgccagctcgatccccagtgtggagcatgcaggaggccttccaaattattatttcttatttaggACTTGCCTCAGAATGACCACTTAACCCCAGGATGACCACTCTTTTCAGAGGGACCCCTGGGGTTGGGACCTTATTCTAACACTTCTGTAGGGAAGTAAGTCACAAAAGAGCAACAAAAGCCATGGGAGAGCTGcacacacacagtggaagggGCTCCCCATCCATATCCACATAGGTCCTTCACAGTCACTATGGAGGCAATGGCACATGTT
The sequence above is a segment of the Myotis daubentonii chromosome 5, mMyoDau2.1, whole genome shotgun sequence genome. Coding sequences within it:
- the TMED9 gene encoding transmembrane emp24 domain-containing protein 9; translated protein: MAAELGVRVFRPWLGAGLGWVVRALLLLLWFAARGGALYFHIGETEKKCFIEEIPDETMVIGNYRTQLYDKQREEYQPATPGLGMFVEVKDPEDKVILARQYGSEGRFTFTSHTPGEHQICLHSNSTKFSLFAGGMLRVHLDIQVGEHANDYAEIAAKDKLSELQLRVRQLVEQVEQIQKEQNYQRWREERFRQTSESTNQRVLWWSILQTLILVAIGVWQMRHLKSFFEAKKLV